From a single Fusobacterium ulcerans ATCC 49185 genomic region:
- a CDS encoding SDR family NAD(P)-dependent oxidoreductase: MKIFIAGGTSGIGLAIAEKYLEQGHEVGICGRSQEKIDKVEKHENLKIYRLDTYDKLSFETAVKDFSKGELDIMIASAGNYSNSRTRILTQEEVVNMLKVNISGTINAFEIAREIMLKNKKGHIAAISSVAALLEYPGASVYSKTKRVVINLCGAYREALADFGIGVTAIIPGYIDTLKLRELNNNDVSKKPFIMTEKYTADIIVKSIEENRDKIVFPIKMKIAVSILSMFPKKILSMILLRKKNEK, from the coding sequence ATGAAAATATTTATTGCAGGAGGAACATCTGGAATAGGATTGGCAATTGCTGAAAAATATTTAGAGCAAGGGCATGAAGTAGGAATTTGTGGGAGAAGTCAGGAAAAAATAGATAAAGTAGAAAAACATGAGAACCTTAAAATATATAGACTTGATACATATGATAAACTGTCATTTGAAACAGCAGTAAAAGATTTTTCAAAAGGGGAACTGGATATAATGATAGCTTCAGCTGGAAATTATTCAAATAGCCGTACTAGAATATTAACTCAGGAAGAAGTTGTAAATATGCTGAAAGTAAATATATCAGGAACTATAAATGCTTTTGAAATAGCAAGAGAAATTATGTTGAAAAATAAAAAAGGGCATATTGCTGCAATATCTTCAGTAGCAGCATTATTAGAATATCCAGGAGCATCAGTATACAGCAAAACAAAAAGAGTAGTTATTAATTTATGCGGAGCGTACAGAGAGGCTTTAGCAGATTTTGGAATAGGGGTGACAGCTATTATCCCAGGATATATTGATACTTTAAAATTGAGAGAGTTGAATAATAATGATGTATCTAAAAAACCTTTTATAATGACAGAGAAATATACAGCTGACATTATAGTTAAAAGTATTGAAGAAAATAGAGATAAAATAGTATTTCCTATAAAAATGAAAATAGCAGTATCTATTCTTTCGATGTTTCCTAAGAAAATATTAAGTATGATACTTCTGAGGAAAAAGAATGAGAAATAA
- a CDS encoding dual specificity protein phosphatase family protein, with product MGRRYSIVFYREIKSKVKYLFCVWFFLMGLSTIFIYQHHVIDVIFSLGLTLFTIFIFPEKDNKRNRKVGFVYFLFSFILFTLGLIFFNWTRILFWSSLSFFLVGKSYVENNSKYLKKAGKINYHNKIIHLPYLFCYNIIWKYFRKYENEPWKEIAPDIFIGSKLNNKEVEFFLSDKKVIVIDLSAESEENDILKKASREYYSFPLLDICNFNEDIFLSVLELVVEKYKNLKENEKIYIHCLMGYSRSAALGSAFLKKNYQLESEEAVFIIKKLVKNAVIPDYMLDNIKEC from the coding sequence ATGGGAAGAAGATATTCCATAGTATTTTATAGGGAGATAAAAAGTAAAGTAAAATATCTATTCTGTGTTTGGTTTTTTCTGATGGGATTATCTACAATTTTTATTTATCAACATCATGTAATAGATGTAATATTTTCTCTGGGACTTACTCTGTTTACTATTTTTATTTTTCCTGAAAAAGATAATAAAAGAAATAGAAAAGTAGGATTTGTATATTTTTTATTCAGCTTTATATTATTTACATTAGGATTGATATTCTTTAATTGGACTAGAATATTATTCTGGAGTTCTCTATCTTTTTTTCTTGTAGGAAAATCTTATGTAGAGAACAATTCAAAATATTTAAAGAAAGCTGGAAAAATAAACTATCACAATAAAATAATACATTTACCTTACTTGTTTTGTTATAATATTATATGGAAATATTTTAGAAAATATGAGAATGAACCTTGGAAGGAGATTGCTCCTGATATTTTCATTGGTTCAAAATTAAATAATAAAGAGGTTGAATTTTTTCTTTCTGATAAAAAAGTCATTGTAATAGATCTATCAGCAGAATCAGAAGAGAATGATATATTAAAAAAAGCAAGCAGAGAATATTATTCCTTTCCACTTTTGGATATTTGTAATTTTAATGAAGATATATTTTTATCAGTTTTAGAGTTAGTTGTAGAGAAATATAAAAATTTAAAAGAAAATGAAAAGATATATATACATTGTTTAATGGGATATTCAAGAAGTGCAGCCTTAGGAAGTGCTTTTTTAAAAAAGAATTATCAGCTTGAAAGTGAAGAAGCTGTCTTTATAATAAAGAAACTGGTTAAAAATGCTGTAATTCCAGATTATATGCTGGATAATATCAAAGAATGCTAG
- a CDS encoding phosphatidate cytidylyltransferase: MEIFQKIPILIFFFFIAIGAYIFVYLLKNKFSKERYKNLCQRIKTWLIIISFFYLGSINKLSMIVLFSLISYLSLIEFLKLFDVKITAEMKMISILIIGSNYFIIYRNMLYVFYFFVPYITAVASMFIKKKKKIAVSFFVSVYLISFISYLVNIKSGISLIIGYIILIELNDVYQYITGSIFGKRKIAPKISPNKTLEGVVGGIITTTTTIFFLNIAYEYKINIWMGPIIAILGFLGDISISYFKRKVNKKDSGTILAGHGGMLDRVDSLIFNSPVILLMTLYL; encoded by the coding sequence ATGGAGATATTTCAAAAAATTCCTATACTTATTTTTTTCTTTTTTATAGCAATAGGAGCATATATATTTGTATATTTATTAAAAAATAAATTCAGCAAAGAAAGATATAAAAATTTATGTCAGAGAATAAAAACATGGCTGATAATAATCAGTTTTTTTTATCTGGGAAGTATAAATAAATTATCAATGATTGTTTTATTTAGTTTAATATCCTATTTGTCATTAATAGAATTTTTAAAATTATTTGATGTCAAAATAACTGCTGAGATGAAAATGATAAGTATATTAATAATAGGAAGCAATTATTTTATTATTTATAGAAATATGCTTTATGTTTTCTATTTTTTTGTTCCATATATAACAGCAGTAGCAAGTATGTTTATTAAAAAGAAAAAGAAGATAGCTGTAAGTTTTTTTGTCAGTGTCTATCTTATAAGCTTTATTTCATATTTAGTGAATATAAAATCTGGAATTTCATTGATTATAGGATATATTATTCTCATAGAATTAAATGATGTTTACCAATATATAACTGGGAGTATTTTTGGCAAAAGAAAGATAGCTCCCAAAATCAGTCCAAATAAAACTTTAGAAGGTGTAGTTGGTGGAATAATAACAACAACAACAACTATATTCTTTTTAAATATAGCTTATGAGTATAAAATTAATATTTGGATGGGACCAATAATAGCTATACTTGGATTTTTAGGAGATATCTCAATTTCATATTTTAAAAGAAAAGTAAATAAAAAAGATTCAGGAACTATACTTGCAGGTCATGGAGGAATGCTTGATCGTGTTGATAGTTTAATTTTTAACTCTCCTGTTATTTTATTGATGACATTATATTTATAA
- a CDS encoding bifunctional alpha/beta hydrolase/class I SAM-dependent methyltransferase, whose product MEMNYFKSFDNADIFYRSWNFDKSKKTLVVIHRGHEHSERLNDFASNEKFKKYNIFSYDLRGHGCTKEKSSPVFMDYVRDLNSFVSFIKKEYKISEKDIFVVANSIGGVILTAWVHDYAPEIAGMALLAPAFEIKLYVPLAKESIIFLTKLNKNAKIPSYVKSRVLTHDENEQKKYDSDRLITKDINARLLVDLLDAGKRLADDSAAIEIPTIIFSAGKDYVVKNNSQKKFYLELGTELKEFIYLKDFYHGIMFEEKREEVYKKIDDFIIKSYSLKKEGINILPEKFSQKEYETILLKMIPVKEKISFGIQKFLLNKLGWLSKGMSVGLEHGFDSGPSLDYIYKNQAAGKFGVGKFMDRCYLNEIGWRGIRERKKNLLELVRERITSSAKNNVKILDIAGGVGNYLFDIKRDFPDVEIIINEFKKENIAAGEKVIEENKWENIRFTNLDCFDFETYKKLEFTPDIIIISGIFELFNENELINRAVKGASEILEKNGCIIYTGQPWHPQLHKIAFVLNNHREGSWIMRRRSQKELDNIFRYNGLEKRKMLIDNFGIFTVSLGEKRGE is encoded by the coding sequence ATGGAAATGAATTATTTTAAGAGCTTTGATAATGCTGATATATTTTATAGAAGCTGGAATTTTGACAAAAGTAAAAAAACTTTAGTTGTGATTCACAGAGGACATGAGCATTCAGAAAGATTAAATGATTTTGCATCTAATGAGAAATTTAAAAAATATAATATTTTTTCTTATGATTTGAGGGGACATGGATGTACAAAGGAAAAGAGTTCTCCAGTATTTATGGATTATGTGAGGGATTTAAATTCTTTTGTAAGTTTTATAAAAAAAGAATATAAAATATCAGAAAAAGATATTTTTGTAGTAGCAAATAGTATAGGAGGAGTTATTCTAACAGCATGGGTACATGATTATGCTCCTGAAATTGCAGGAATGGCACTTCTTGCTCCTGCTTTTGAAATAAAATTATATGTTCCTTTAGCAAAGGAATCTATTATATTTTTAACAAAACTTAATAAAAACGCTAAAATTCCAAGTTATGTTAAATCTAGAGTACTGACTCATGATGAAAATGAACAGAAAAAATATGATTCAGATAGATTGATAACTAAGGATATTAATGCCAGACTTCTTGTTGATCTTTTAGATGCAGGAAAAAGATTAGCTGATGATTCTGCTGCCATTGAAATTCCTACAATCATTTTTTCTGCTGGAAAAGATTATGTAGTAAAAAATAATTCTCAGAAAAAATTCTATTTAGAACTAGGAACTGAATTAAAAGAATTTATATATTTAAAGGATTTTTATCATGGGATAATGTTTGAAGAAAAAAGAGAAGAAGTCTATAAAAAAATAGATGATTTTATTATAAAAAGTTATAGTTTAAAAAAGGAAGGTATAAATATTCTTCCAGAAAAATTTTCTCAAAAGGAATATGAAACTATTTTATTGAAGATGATTCCAGTTAAAGAAAAAATATCTTTTGGAATACAAAAATTTCTTCTAAATAAATTAGGGTGGTTAAGTAAAGGAATGAGTGTAGGATTGGAACATGGATTTGATTCAGGACCTTCTCTTGATTATATTTATAAAAATCAAGCTGCTGGAAAATTTGGTGTTGGAAAATTCATGGACAGATGTTATTTAAATGAAATAGGATGGAGAGGAATAAGAGAAAGAAAGAAAAATCTTCTTGAATTAGTAAGAGAAAGGATAACATCATCAGCTAAGAATAATGTGAAAATATTAGATATTGCTGGGGGAGTTGGAAATTATCTTTTTGATATTAAAAGAGATTTCCCAGACGTTGAAATCATAATAAATGAATTTAAAAAAGAGAATATAGCAGCTGGAGAAAAGGTTATTGAAGAAAATAAATGGGAAAATATTAGGTTTACTAATTTAGATTGTTTTGATTTTGAAACTTATAAAAAACTTGAGTTTACACCAGATATAATTATAATTTCAGGAATATTTGAATTGTTCAATGAAAATGAACTTATAAATCGGGCAGTAAAGGGAGCTAGTGAAATACTTGAAAAAAATGGATGTATTATATATACAGGTCAGCCATGGCATCCTCAACTTCATAAAATAGCTTTTGTTTTGAATAATCATAGAGAAGGAAGTTGGATAATGAGAAGAAGAAGTCAAAAAGAACTGGATAATATTTTTAGATATAATGGATTAGAAAAAAGAAAAATGCTGATAGATAATTTTGGTATTTTTACAGTTTCTTTAGGTGAAAAGAGAGGAGAATAA
- a CDS encoding CDP-alcohol phosphatidyltransferase family protein, with amino-acid sequence MDISIYNLKRKFQDLLMPLCRKLNFIGITPNQITIGTMILSIVFSMIFYVFSKYRWLFLTVPLFFLIRMALNALDGMIANRFDKKTNLGVFLNEIGDVIADTVFFFCFFSAININTILTMLFIFLGILSEYTGVTAIQIDGKRHYEGPMGKSDRAFFISLLSIFIFFRLDNKYIEYFIVLGIILLFLTIYNRIKSSLKNIS; translated from the coding sequence ATGGATATTTCAATATATAATTTAAAGAGAAAATTTCAAGATTTATTGATGCCATTATGCAGAAAATTGAACTTTATTGGGATAACTCCTAACCAGATAACTATTGGAACTATGATTTTAAGTATTGTATTTTCCATGATTTTTTATGTGTTTTCAAAATATAGATGGTTGTTTTTGACAGTTCCATTGTTTTTCTTAATAAGAATGGCTCTTAATGCATTAGATGGGATGATTGCCAACAGATTTGATAAAAAAACGAATTTAGGTGTTTTTCTAAATGAGATTGGAGATGTAATTGCAGATACAGTTTTTTTCTTCTGCTTTTTTTCTGCCATAAATATTAATACTATATTAACTATGTTATTTATATTTTTAGGAATATTATCAGAATATACTGGAGTGACTGCTATACAAATTGATGGAAAAAGACATTATGAAGGACCAATGGGGAAAAGTGACAGAGCCTTTTTTATAAGCCTGCTATCAATTTTTATATTTTTTAGATTAGATAATAAATATATAGAATATTTTATAGTGTTGGGAATAATTTTACTTTTCCTTACTATATATAATAGAATAAAAAGTTCTTTAAAAAATATTTCATAA